From the Flavimarina sp. Hel_I_48 genome, one window contains:
- a CDS encoding DMT family transporter, whose protein sequence is MTKKAIYAVILCALIAGTNGILIKYMTSLSTGTMGWFRAIVPLLFVLPTLYRKNELKFKGNYKTLLLASLINAGRMYLYLIAFTYTSIGNAVVLFYTYPLFVAAIESIYLKQPIPRKQLLFLLMAFLGIIVAYAGKSFSFESDDFVGMLAALGSAVGYAITVILFKTEAQNFSKNQLIFYQNIAGAVVFLPFLAGIGSAEIDHLGVGVLYGFVIGIGVFKLFFFGLKYLPAATATSLMYLEVVSAIALGYFILDETLTLNMILGGALIVIGSWSISRLKRREQVNNAALTGKND, encoded by the coding sequence ATGACTAAAAAGGCTATTTATGCCGTAATCCTTTGTGCGCTAATTGCGGGTACAAATGGTATTTTGATCAAGTATATGACCAGTTTGAGTACCGGTACCATGGGCTGGTTTCGGGCTATTGTGCCTTTGCTTTTTGTTTTGCCTACCCTTTACAGAAAAAACGAACTCAAATTTAAGGGGAATTACAAGACCCTTTTGCTGGCATCGCTCATCAATGCCGGGCGCATGTATCTATACCTGATCGCATTTACCTACACTTCAATAGGCAACGCGGTGGTGCTCTTTTATACCTACCCGCTGTTTGTCGCTGCGATAGAATCCATTTATCTCAAGCAGCCCATTCCCAGAAAACAGCTGCTCTTTTTATTGATGGCATTTTTAGGGATTATTGTGGCCTACGCGGGCAAGTCTTTTAGTTTTGAATCAGATGATTTTGTGGGGATGCTGGCGGCTTTGGGCTCTGCGGTTGGCTACGCGATCACCGTGATTCTCTTTAAGACCGAAGCGCAGAATTTTTCTAAAAACCAACTTATTTTTTATCAGAATATCGCTGGAGCAGTCGTTTTTCTTCCATTTCTGGCAGGTATTGGTTCCGCGGAAATTGACCATTTGGGCGTGGGTGTGCTTTATGGTTTTGTCATCGGTATTGGTGTTTTTAAACTCTTTTTCTTCGGGCTTAAATATTTGCCGGCGGCTACCGCGACTTCCCTGATGTACCTTGAAGTGGTGAGCGCCATTGCACTGGGTTATTTTATTCTGGACGAAACGCTGACCTTGAATATGATCCTGGGCGGTGCGCTGATCGTTATTGGGAGTTGGTCTATTTCCCGACTAAAGCGGAGGGAGCAAGTCAATAATGCTGCTTTAACTGGTAAAAACGACTGA
- the ilvD gene encoding dihydroxy-acid dehydratase encodes MELNKYSKTVTQDPTQPAAQAMLHAIGLTDEDFKKPIIGIASTGYQGNPCNMHLNDLAADIKTGIDDANMVGLIFNTIGVSDGISMGTPGMRFSLPSRDIIADSMETVVQAMSYDGLVTVVGCDKNMPGALMAMLRLDRPSILVYGGTIAPGCHKGKKLDVVSAFEAWGSKVAGTIDENEFKQVINKACPGAGACGGMYTANTMASAIEALGMSLPYNSSNPAVSDDKKAECKRLGDALRNLIEKDIKPSDIVTLKMMENAIRLVIVLGGSTNAVLHFLAIAKAANIEFTLADFQRISDSTPFLADLKPSGKYLMEDLHNVGGIPAVMKYMLKEGMLHGDCLTVTGKTIAENLADVPDLKEGQDVIMPKEKPIKETGHLRILFGNLAEGGSVAKITGKEGLRFSGPAKVFNGEYAANDGIRDGKVQKGNVVVIRYEGPQGGPGMPEMLKPTAAIMGAGLGKDVALITDGRFSGGTHGFVVGHIVPEAQEGGNIALVEDGDIITIDAESNSITVDVSAEKLKERKEKWNAPKLKFDRGVLYKYAKTVSSASQGCVTDEF; translated from the coding sequence ATGGAATTAAACAAGTACAGTAAAACAGTTACTCAAGATCCCACACAGCCGGCCGCACAGGCGATGCTACATGCCATCGGCCTTACGGATGAAGATTTTAAAAAACCTATAATAGGGATAGCAAGCACCGGTTATCAGGGCAATCCCTGCAATATGCACCTCAATGACCTGGCCGCTGATATTAAGACCGGGATTGATGATGCGAATATGGTAGGCCTTATTTTTAATACCATTGGTGTAAGTGATGGTATTTCCATGGGTACTCCTGGAATGCGTTTTTCATTGCCCTCCCGCGATATAATTGCAGACAGTATGGAAACCGTGGTGCAGGCGATGAGTTATGACGGTCTGGTTACCGTAGTGGGCTGTGATAAAAATATGCCTGGTGCGCTAATGGCCATGTTGCGATTGGATCGTCCTTCTATATTAGTATATGGTGGTACGATCGCCCCCGGTTGCCATAAGGGTAAAAAACTTGACGTGGTTTCTGCTTTTGAAGCCTGGGGTTCCAAGGTTGCGGGTACTATAGATGAAAACGAATTCAAGCAGGTCATCAACAAAGCCTGTCCCGGTGCTGGCGCCTGCGGCGGAATGTATACTGCAAATACCATGGCGTCTGCGATTGAGGCCCTAGGCATGTCCTTGCCGTATAATTCTTCCAATCCAGCGGTGAGCGATGATAAAAAAGCAGAGTGCAAACGTCTGGGCGATGCGCTTAGAAACCTTATAGAAAAAGATATTAAACCTTCTGACATTGTCACGCTAAAAATGATGGAAAATGCCATTCGTTTAGTGATTGTTCTGGGAGGTTCTACAAATGCAGTATTGCACTTTCTGGCCATTGCCAAAGCGGCAAACATTGAATTTACCCTGGCCGACTTTCAACGTATCAGTGATTCTACACCCTTTCTGGCTGATCTTAAACCCAGTGGAAAATACCTTATGGAAGACCTGCATAATGTAGGCGGAATCCCGGCGGTGATGAAATATATGCTCAAGGAAGGCATGTTGCATGGGGACTGTCTAACGGTAACGGGTAAAACCATTGCTGAAAACCTTGCAGATGTGCCCGATTTGAAAGAAGGGCAGGACGTCATTATGCCAAAAGAAAAGCCAATTAAAGAAACAGGCCACCTGCGCATTCTCTTCGGGAATCTTGCTGAAGGGGGCAGCGTAGCTAAAATTACCGGAAAAGAAGGACTCCGCTTTAGCGGGCCTGCGAAAGTATTTAACGGCGAATATGCGGCAAATGATGGTATTAGGGACGGTAAAGTACAAAAAGGAAATGTAGTGGTCATTCGCTATGAAGGTCCGCAGGGTGGCCCCGGAATGCCCGAAATGCTTAAACCAACTGCCGCCATTATGGGCGCTGGTCTGGGCAAAGATGTGGCGTTGATCACAGACGGTCGCTTTTCCGGCGGTACGCACGGATTTGTGGTGGGTCATATTGTCCCAGAAGCTCAGGAAGGCGGGAATATCGCGCTTGTAGAAGATGGCGATATAATCACTATTGATGCGGAAAGCAATTCTATTACCGTTGACGTTTCCGCAGAAAAATTAAAAGAAAGAAAAGAAAAATGGAATGCGCCAAAGCTCAAATTTGATCGCGGCGTACTCTACAAATATGCAAAGACCGTTTCTTCGGCCTCTCAGGGTTGCGTGACGGATGAATTTTAG
- a CDS encoding biotin-dependent carboxyltransferase family protein gives MANIEIISPGFYTSVQDLGRFGIAGFGVPQAGVMDSFSAKKANLLLGNKPNDAVLEITFSGPKLRFSTQTTICVCGAAFELRCNGERFENDKPYVVNPGDQLDFGALKVGFRAYLAISGGINTPLILNSRSQYAGITSDFRLKKGAILPLFDLKPTFPNTSARVQFENKEGKDKSIEVIPGPEYDLLQSEQKRQLFETPFTLLPTSNRMAIQFKEEIRNSLEGITTSVTMPGTVQLTPQGKLLVLMRDCQITGGYPRILQLNEMGINTISQQMPGKSITFKMSVK, from the coding sequence ATGGCTAATATAGAAATTATTTCCCCCGGTTTTTATACGAGTGTTCAGGATCTGGGCAGATTTGGCATCGCCGGCTTTGGCGTACCTCAAGCGGGAGTTATGGATTCTTTTTCGGCAAAGAAGGCAAATTTATTACTTGGTAATAAACCGAACGATGCCGTATTGGAAATTACCTTTTCAGGGCCAAAATTAAGATTTAGTACGCAGACTACTATCTGCGTATGCGGGGCAGCTTTTGAGCTCAGGTGCAATGGTGAACGTTTTGAAAACGATAAACCGTATGTGGTCAATCCGGGAGACCAACTAGATTTTGGAGCATTAAAAGTCGGTTTTAGAGCGTATTTGGCAATTTCTGGTGGAATAAATACCCCATTAATACTTAATAGCCGGAGTCAATATGCAGGAATTACGTCAGATTTTCGCTTAAAAAAAGGAGCAATATTGCCATTATTTGATCTAAAACCAACATTTCCAAATACCTCTGCGCGCGTTCAGTTTGAAAATAAGGAGGGTAAGGATAAATCGATAGAAGTAATACCAGGACCCGAGTATGATTTGCTTCAATCAGAACAGAAAAGGCAACTATTTGAAACTCCTTTTACGCTGTTGCCCACAAGCAACCGCATGGCAATTCAGTTTAAAGAAGAAATAAGAAATAGCTTAGAGGGTATTACAACTTCGGTAACCATGCCTGGGACGGTTCAATTAACGCCCCAGGGCAAGCTACTTGTACTTATGCGGGATTGTCAAATAACAGGTGGTTATCCTCGTATTTTACAATTAAATGAAATGGGAATCAATACGATCTCCCAGCAAATGCCGGGAAAATCAATAACTTTCAAGATGTCTGTGAAATGA
- the pncA gene encoding bifunctional nicotinamidase/pyrazinamidase gives MKTLVIIDVQNDFMPGGALAVPRGDEIVPIINKLQKHFDLVIATQDWHPENHSSFAENHPNGKEFEIIDLNGQAQVLWPVHCVQNTQGSELHPELQTSKIEAIFRKGTDHSVDSYSGFYDNAHIKSTGLAGYLREKGAKELYFCGLAADFCVFYSILDALEEGFSACLIEDATRAIDASKFDEAKNEILEKGGKIMHSEVIFE, from the coding sequence ATGAAAACCCTTGTGATCATAGACGTTCAGAATGATTTTATGCCCGGTGGCGCGCTTGCCGTTCCCCGGGGAGACGAGATCGTTCCCATCATTAATAAATTACAGAAGCATTTTGATCTCGTGATTGCCACACAGGACTGGCATCCTGAAAACCATTCTAGTTTTGCCGAAAACCACCCCAATGGCAAAGAATTTGAAATCATAGACCTTAATGGTCAAGCTCAGGTATTGTGGCCGGTTCATTGTGTGCAGAACACGCAGGGATCAGAATTGCACCCCGAATTACAAACTTCAAAGATCGAAGCCATTTTCAGAAAGGGAACCGATCATAGCGTGGATAGTTACAGTGGTTTTTATGACAATGCGCATATAAAATCCACCGGATTGGCCGGCTATTTAAGGGAAAAAGGCGCAAAAGAGCTCTATTTTTGCGGTCTGGCAGCCGATTTTTGTGTGTTTTACTCCATTTTAGATGCGCTTGAGGAGGGTTTTTCGGCGTGTCTGATTGAAGATGCCACACGTGCGATTGACGCTTCAAAATTCGACGAAGCGAAAAATGAGATCCTTGAAAAAGGTGGAAAGATCATGCATTCTGAAGTTATTTTTGAATAG
- a CDS encoding Nramp family divalent metal transporter, whose product MKNPFKNIGPGILVAAAFIGPGTVTVCTLAGVQFGYALLWALSISIVATIVLQETSARIGLVTQKGLAQVLRDELHNPLLKKMILGLVLVAIVFGNAAYEAGNISGGVLGIQLAGLSGVFTAGGVSINVLSLLLGALAFFLLYLGNYKVLERILLSLVILMSCSFLITAILTKPDWGLVFQNALLPSFDTDQLLMIIALVGTTVVPYNLFLHASLVNQKWKDTSDLKHARTDTYLAIILGGFVSMCVVIAAAAIPGENVDGLTGLAKSLEPLYGEWANYFIALGLFAAGLTSAITAPLAAAYVAQGCLGFSGGMKSVKFKSAWMLVLITGTVFASLGIKPIEIIQFAQIANGLLLPVIAGILIWLANRSQLLGDYSNSWVKNGVSIVILAITIVLGARTILNVLGIL is encoded by the coding sequence TTGAAAAATCCGTTTAAGAATATAGGTCCGGGAATTCTTGTTGCTGCGGCATTCATTGGGCCCGGGACGGTCACGGTATGTACGTTAGCCGGTGTTCAGTTTGGGTATGCGCTGCTCTGGGCGCTCAGTATTTCAATTGTTGCAACGATAGTTTTGCAGGAAACATCGGCGCGTATAGGGCTGGTCACGCAAAAAGGGTTGGCACAGGTATTGCGCGACGAACTGCATAATCCGCTACTGAAAAAAATGATACTTGGGCTTGTACTGGTTGCCATTGTTTTTGGCAACGCGGCCTATGAAGCGGGTAATATTAGTGGCGGCGTGCTGGGGATTCAGTTGGCTGGTTTATCTGGTGTTTTCACAGCAGGCGGGGTTTCCATTAATGTGCTCAGTCTACTCCTAGGCGCGCTGGCCTTTTTTCTGCTCTATCTGGGCAATTATAAGGTGCTGGAACGTATTTTACTGAGTCTCGTGATTTTAATGAGCTGTTCGTTCCTGATTACCGCCATCCTTACCAAACCAGATTGGGGACTGGTCTTTCAAAATGCACTGCTGCCCAGTTTTGATACAGATCAGTTGCTTATGATCATTGCGCTGGTGGGGACTACGGTAGTTCCTTACAATCTTTTTTTGCACGCATCGCTTGTCAATCAGAAATGGAAAGACACAAGCGATCTCAAACATGCGCGCACAGATACGTATCTGGCTATAATTCTGGGCGGTTTTGTTTCTATGTGCGTCGTCATTGCGGCGGCGGCGATTCCCGGTGAAAATGTTGATGGACTTACCGGCCTGGCAAAAAGCCTGGAACCGCTTTATGGGGAATGGGCAAATTATTTTATCGCGCTGGGTCTTTTTGCAGCCGGATTGACTTCAGCAATAACCGCTCCACTGGCCGCTGCATATGTGGCGCAAGGATGTCTTGGGTTTTCTGGCGGAATGAAATCTGTGAAATTTAAGTCGGCATGGATGCTGGTTCTGATCACAGGGACGGTCTTTGCCAGTCTGGGCATAAAACCCATAGAGATCATTCAGTTTGCGCAAATTGCCAATGGATTATTATTACCGGTTATCGCAGGGATTTTAATCTGGCTGGCCAATCGCAGCCAACTGCTGGGGGATTACAGCAATAGCTGGGTCAAAAATGGGGTGAGTATTGTGATCCTCGCGATCACCATCGTCCTGGGTGCCAGAACGATACTCAATGTGCTTGGAATTTTATAA
- the pxpB gene encoding 5-oxoprolinase subunit PxpB: MAKKPQISRFGDRGILMQWDFDFSPENLKILLSAKAKIASLLQPEVEVVNTYTSVLVRYPHIINSRDTDLKALQKLNFDPTKDFEVEQRVVELPVCYDSHFGLDLEFLAKEKKQSIDSLIRLHTAPVYTVYFIGFLPGFPYLGGLDERLAFPRKKEPRSRIEKGAVGIAENQTGIYPTASPAGWQIIGNCPLTLFDPNVPEPCLLKAGDQIRFKEVDIEAHARIKNAVENGNYELNIEENG, translated from the coding sequence ATGGCTAAAAAACCCCAAATTTCACGTTTTGGTGATCGTGGGATCCTAATGCAGTGGGATTTTGATTTTAGTCCTGAAAATTTGAAAATCCTGCTTTCCGCTAAAGCAAAAATTGCATCGTTGCTGCAGCCGGAAGTCGAAGTTGTGAACACGTATACATCGGTTTTAGTGCGTTATCCCCACATTATAAATTCACGCGATACCGATTTAAAAGCGCTGCAAAAGCTAAACTTTGATCCCACAAAGGATTTTGAGGTGGAACAACGTGTCGTAGAACTACCGGTATGCTATGATTCGCATTTTGGGCTGGATCTGGAATTTCTGGCAAAAGAAAAGAAGCAAAGCATAGATTCATTAATAAGGTTGCATACCGCACCGGTTTACACTGTTTATTTTATCGGGTTTTTGCCCGGTTTTCCCTATCTGGGCGGGCTGGATGAACGTTTGGCGTTTCCACGGAAAAAAGAGCCGAGATCCAGGATTGAAAAAGGAGCCGTGGGCATTGCCGAAAACCAGACCGGAATCTATCCAACTGCGAGTCCGGCAGGATGGCAGATCATCGGTAATTGTCCATTAACGCTATTTGATCCGAACGTGCCAGAACCTTGTTTATTGAAGGCCGGCGATCAGATCCGGTTTAAAGAAGTAGATATCGAAGCGCATGCACGCATCAAAAATGCGGTAGAAAATGGCAATTATGAGCTAAATATTGAGGAAAATGGCTAA
- the pxpA gene encoding 5-oxoprolinase subunit PxpA — protein MTAAKRKIDLNCDTGEGMGNEEALMPFITACNIACGGHAGSLASVAQVVSLAKEHKVKIGAHPSFPDEKNFGREFIPMPITLLRKSLLEQINLVATQCTREGVKMHHIKPHGALYNRCAVDKEYATMMVNLIREYFPETILYAPYDSVISKIAKGVVEVHFEGFADRNYNDDHSLVSRKEANAMRTDQEEILRHITHMLLDEKIKTIEGKEIDTRVDTVCVHGDSANAVSLLKFLHEKLGEKNLLKKVKNG, from the coding sequence TTGACAGCAGCGAAACGTAAAATAGATTTGAATTGTGATACGGGCGAGGGCATGGGCAATGAAGAGGCGCTTATGCCCTTTATCACTGCTTGCAACATTGCCTGTGGCGGCCATGCGGGTTCGCTGGCATCGGTGGCGCAGGTGGTTTCACTGGCCAAAGAACACAAGGTAAAAATAGGCGCGCACCCCTCGTTTCCAGATGAGAAAAACTTCGGGAGGGAATTTATTCCCATGCCCATAACGCTATTGCGTAAAAGTCTGCTGGAGCAAATCAATCTTGTAGCTACGCAATGTACGCGCGAGGGTGTGAAAATGCACCATATAAAGCCTCATGGCGCGCTATATAACCGCTGTGCGGTAGACAAAGAGTATGCTACCATGATGGTAAACCTGATCCGTGAATATTTTCCGGAAACAATACTTTATGCTCCATACGATTCGGTTATTTCCAAAATTGCCAAAGGTGTTGTTGAGGTTCATTTTGAAGGCTTTGCAGACCGTAATTATAACGATGATCATAGCCTGGTTTCCCGCAAAGAGGCCAATGCCATGCGCACAGATCAGGAGGAAATACTCCGTCATATAACGCATATGCTGCTTGATGAAAAAATAAAAACAATTGAAGGCAAAGAAATTGATACACGCGTAGATACAGTCTGTGTGCACGGGGATTCTGCAAATGCCGTTTCCCTGCTGAAATTCCTGCATGAAAAGCTGGGCGAGAAGAACCTCTTAAAAAAGGTGAAAAATGGCTAA
- a CDS encoding M16 family metallopeptidase: MKLINLRPAFFGFTLLILGLVSCDKNMGNEGDTADASLSIEYEKYELDNGLNVILHQDKSDPVVSVAIQYGVGSNREKKGRTGFAHLFEHMLFQQSENVPEDQFFKTIQDAGGTLNGGTWQDGTVYYEVVPNNALETVLWLESDRMGYLENTITEAAFANQQEVVQNEKRQRVDNNPYGHTSWVIDKNLFPDGHPYSWQVIGELEDLQNATVADVKEFYDRFYGPNNATLVIAGDFEETAARDMVEKYFGEIKKRQEVKPLKVQNVTLDATKRLYHEDNFATAPQLNMVWPTVEQYTEDAYALDVLGQILSDGKKAPLYKVLVKEKELTSRVDAYSGSDQIAGKFTIRVTANSGVDLDSVESGIKEGFELFEKEGVTDNDIERIKAGLETDFYNGISSVLGKSFQLASYDVFTGDPGFITQDIENIKAVTKEDVVGVYEKYIKGKPFILTSFVPKGEMELIAENSEKADVVEEEITENVETAVAETEQEIKKTPSSFDRSTPPEMGETPKLSIPDSWTAELDDDLDVYGIEQHELPLVNFSLVIDGGHLLDPEGKNGVANLMTDILMEGTANKTPEELEEAIDLLGASIYIYTTDESIVVRGNTLKRNFDKTMALVQEILLQPRWDEDELKRIKLSTVNSIQRDASNPNVIANSVYNKVLYGEDNPLAQPTKGTVESVEGITMQDLKDFYAKNFSPSVTNFHVVGDVDKDEALAALDEIEEKWKAKDVKIPSFDVTNDRDKASLYFVDVPNAKQSVINIGYIALPRTDEDFFPAEVMNYKLGGSFSGNVNLILREEKGYTYGARSGFNGSKIPGTFTASSSVRTNTTGESVEIFKNEIEKYKEGISPEDLAFTKNALIKSNARRFETQGSLLNMLEERSAYDLDPNYIEKEEQTIGAMTLEQHKALANKYLDASKMAYLVVGDAATQFQQFKNMGFDEVQLLDKEGNEIELSALKK, translated from the coding sequence ATGAAACTAATTAACCTTAGACCTGCTTTTTTCGGGTTTACGCTTCTTATTTTAGGCCTTGTTTCCTGTGATAAGAATATGGGAAATGAAGGCGATACGGCAGATGCCAGCCTTTCTATCGAATATGAAAAGTACGAACTGGATAACGGTCTCAACGTCATCCTACACCAGGATAAATCTGATCCTGTGGTTTCCGTGGCCATACAATACGGTGTAGGCTCTAACCGGGAGAAAAAAGGGCGTACCGGTTTTGCGCACCTTTTTGAACACATGCTTTTTCAGCAATCTGAAAACGTGCCCGAAGATCAATTTTTCAAAACGATCCAAGATGCCGGCGGTACGCTAAATGGCGGTACCTGGCAGGATGGGACCGTTTATTATGAGGTCGTGCCAAACAATGCGCTGGAAACCGTTTTATGGTTGGAATCTGACCGTATGGGCTATCTGGAAAACACGATTACCGAAGCCGCTTTTGCAAACCAGCAGGAAGTGGTACAAAATGAAAAAAGACAGCGTGTGGACAACAATCCCTACGGTCACACGAGCTGGGTAATTGATAAAAACCTGTTTCCTGATGGACATCCCTACAGTTGGCAGGTCATTGGTGAGCTGGAAGATCTTCAGAACGCCACGGTAGCTGATGTAAAGGAATTTTATGACCGTTTTTACGGTCCCAATAACGCCACACTGGTTATTGCCGGTGATTTTGAGGAAACTGCTGCGCGTGATATGGTAGAAAAATACTTTGGTGAGATCAAAAAACGTCAGGAGGTAAAACCTTTAAAAGTTCAGAACGTGACCTTGGACGCGACAAAAAGATTATATCACGAAGATAATTTTGCCACCGCGCCCCAACTTAATATGGTTTGGCCCACGGTAGAGCAGTATACAGAAGACGCCTACGCGCTAGACGTTCTTGGTCAAATTTTATCTGACGGAAAAAAAGCGCCGCTTTATAAAGTTTTGGTCAAAGAGAAAGAACTGACCTCCAGAGTGGATGCTTATAGCGGTTCTGACCAGATTGCCGGAAAATTTACTATACGGGTTACCGCAAATTCTGGCGTTGATCTGGATAGCGTGGAAAGCGGAATTAAAGAGGGGTTTGAACTTTTTGAAAAAGAAGGCGTGACCGATAATGACATAGAGCGCATAAAAGCCGGACTGGAAACTGATTTTTATAATGGAATAAGCAGTGTGCTGGGCAAGTCGTTCCAGTTAGCTTCCTATGATGTTTTTACCGGTGATCCCGGATTTATAACTCAGGATATCGAGAATATCAAAGCGGTGACCAAAGAAGATGTTGTGGGCGTTTATGAGAAATATATAAAAGGAAAACCTTTTATATTGACCAGTTTTGTGCCCAAGGGCGAAATGGAACTGATCGCTGAAAATTCAGAAAAAGCAGATGTTGTAGAAGAAGAAATCACCGAAAATGTAGAAACAGCTGTCGCGGAAACCGAGCAGGAAATCAAGAAAACACCTTCTTCCTTTGACCGTTCCACACCACCGGAAATGGGCGAAACGCCAAAATTGAGCATCCCAGATTCCTGGACTGCAGAACTTGATGATGATTTAGATGTCTACGGTATTGAACAGCATGAGCTTCCGCTGGTGAATTTCAGTCTTGTGATTGATGGTGGGCATTTGCTGGACCCAGAAGGAAAAAATGGCGTGGCAAATCTCATGACTGATATCCTTATGGAAGGCACAGCAAACAAAACCCCTGAGGAACTTGAAGAAGCGATCGATCTGCTGGGCGCCAGTATTTACATATATACCACAGATGAATCAATTGTGGTTCGTGGGAATACGTTAAAACGCAATTTTGACAAGACCATGGCACTGGTTCAGGAGATTTTGTTGCAACCGCGCTGGGATGAGGACGAGTTGAAGCGTATTAAGCTGAGTACGGTAAACAGCATTCAGCGTGATGCTTCTAATCCTAACGTAATTGCGAATAGTGTATATAACAAAGTCCTTTATGGTGAGGACAATCCACTGGCGCAACCCACTAAAGGAACCGTAGAATCTGTTGAAGGAATTACTATGCAGGACCTCAAAGATTTTTACGCGAAGAATTTTTCCCCTTCGGTTACTAATTTTCATGTTGTAGGCGATGTGGATAAGGATGAAGCCCTTGCAGCCCTTGATGAAATTGAAGAGAAGTGGAAAGCCAAAGACGTAAAAATCCCAAGTTTTGATGTTACAAACGACAGGGATAAAGCCTCCCTTTATTTTGTGGATGTCCCAAATGCGAAACAATCGGTCATAAACATTGGCTATATCGCCCTGCCACGCACAGATGAAGATTTCTTCCCAGCTGAGGTGATGAATTACAAGTTGGGCGGTTCTTTTTCCGGTAACGTAAACCTTATTTTGAGAGAAGAAAAAGGCTATACCTATGGAGCACGATCCGGTTTCAACGGTTCAAAAATCCCCGGTACCTTTACGGCATCTTCAAGTGTGCGAACCAATACCACGGGAGAATCTGTAGAAATTTTCAAAAATGAGATCGAAAAGTATAAAGAAGGCATTTCCCCAGAAGATCTTGCGTTTACAAAAAATGCGCTGATCAAATCAAATGCACGTCGTTTTGAAACACAGGGTTCGTTGCTCAACATGCTTGAAGAACGCAGTGCCTATGACCTTGATCCCAATTATATCGAAAAGGAGGAGCAGACCATTGGTGCGATGACATTAGAGCAACATAAAGCGCTTGCCAATAAATACCTGGATGCTTCAAAAATGGCTTATCTGGTCGTGGGCGATGCGGCAACCCAGTTTCAGCAGTTCAAGAATATGGGCTTTGATGAAGTGCAATTGCTGGATAAAGAAGGCAATGAAATCGAATTGAGCGCCCTCAAAAAATAG